The following are encoded in a window of Plectropomus leopardus isolate mb chromosome 23, YSFRI_Pleo_2.0, whole genome shotgun sequence genomic DNA:
- the b4gat1 gene encoding beta-1,4-glucuronyltransferase 1: MHLSKKCSVFKVVLSALLIVALLQLIYLSFLSKFHGKQQRYRYSELFGGSGGKKNGHPEKNSRKERLRYSLSTGGIFDNSGQYRVYKNLIKSDYTTNQKPGSDPSSNVLALATHTTINNLHHLESLLERWQNPLSVAIFTHGQDVKFATALVYALSFFCPQIQALVDFHLVCLSGEMASFPEQDREHFAGLEDCAAVFSRLETHRDKYKNYAISGNVSYPNNLLRNVARNGIESSYILVIDIDMMPSADLHQQFLAMIMRREPASDEVFVLPAFEIRHARKMPASKTELVQLYQVGEVRPFYEELCPRCQAPTNYSQWVNSHVRGTGTLEVAYTLTWVDPWEPFYIGPHTVPLYDENFKQYGFNRISQACELHVAGYRFSVLSSAFVVHRGFKIQGEFHAKKDEENKHNRVLFRNFKEGLKTKYPSSNRRC; this comes from the exons ATGCATCTCTCCAAGAAATGCTCCGTCTTCAAAGTGGTGCTGAGTGCTCTGCTGATAGTGGCGCTGCTGCAGCTCATCTACCTGTCCTTTTTGTCCAAGTTTCACGGTAAGCAGCAGCGGTACCGATACTCTGAGCTCTTTGGAGGCTCCGGGGGCAAGAAAAATGGGCACCCCGAGAAAAACTCGCGGAAGGAGCGGCTGAGGTACTCGCTGTCTACCGGTGGGATCTTTGACAACAGCGGTCAGTACCGTGTGTACAAGAATTTGATCAAAAGTGATTACACCACAAACCAAAAGCCGGGATCGGACCCCAGCTCCAATGTGCTGGCTTtggccacacacacaaccatcaACAACCTGCATCACCTTGAATCTCTCTTAGAAAGGTGGCAGAACCCTCTCTCTGTGGCCATATTCACACATGGACAAGATGTCAAGTTTGCCACGGCTCTGGTTTACGCTCTCAGCTTCTTCTGCCCTCAGATTCAGGCTCTGGTGGACTTCCACCTGGTCTGCCTCTCTGGAGAGATGGCCAGCTTCCCCGAGCAGGACCGAGAGCATTTTGCAGGTCTTGAGGACTGTGCTGCTGTCTTCTCCAGACTGGAGACTCACAGGGATAAATACAAGAACTACGCTATCAGTGGAAACGTCTCCTACCCCAACAACCTTCTTCGTAATGTTGCCCGAAATGGCATAGAGTCCTCCTACATCCTGGTCATCGACATCGACATGATGCCAAGCGCTGACCTGCACCAGCAGTTCCTGGCCATGATCATGAGGCGCGAGCCAGCCAGCGATGAGGTGTTTGTGTTGCCCGCTTTTGAGATACGCCACGCCCGGAAGATGCCCGCGAGCAAGACAGAGTTGGTTCAGCTCTACCAGGTCGGCGAGGTCCGGCCGTTTTATGAAGAACTATGTCCTCGCTGTCAAGCCCCGACCAACTACTCACAATGGGTCAACAGCCACGTCAGAGGGACCGGCACCCTGGAGGTTGCCTACACACTCACCTGGGTTGACCCCTGGGAGCCTTTCTACATCGGGCCCCATACTGTGCCCCTCTATGATGAGAACTTCAAGCAATATGGCTTCAATCGGATCAGTCAG GCCTGCGAGCTCCATGTGGCCGGATACAGGTTCTCTGTGCTGAGCTCGGCCTTCGTGGTGCACCGCGGCTTCAAGATCCAGGGGGAGTTCCACGCCAAGAAAGACGAGGAGAACAAACACAACCGGGTTCTGTTTCGCAACTTCAAAGAAGGCCTGAAAACCAAATACCCATCCTCCAACCGACGGTGCTGA